In the Pithys albifrons albifrons isolate INPA30051 chromosome 3, PitAlb_v1, whole genome shotgun sequence genome, one interval contains:
- the PUS7L gene encoding pseudouridylate synthase PUS7L isoform X3 — protein MFIQKENLETLEAIGLLAAELDVLPSDFSYTGIKDKKAITFQPMVVKKVTPERLKGIENQVEKKGIRIYNIRSAYQHLRLGQLKGNHFDIIVRDLQHHSHDSSADLKERIAEAMENVETKGFVNYYGPQRFGQGQIVQTDQIGLALLSEKMVQAVKLFFTPEDTGDPVNNAKRYFLQTEDAKGTLVMLPEFKVREKMLLRALNRYGVSHEGCTKGWLNIPHSLRIFYVHAYCSKIWNEAASYRLKVYGLKVVEGDLVFSEENDESISLNDKVHVVTASEESAKKYSIYQVVLPMVGHSIKYPSNKLGQWYHERLSKDELEMCKFRVSSLQLNIPGCYRLLLKHVQNLSFFLESGEKGIKIEDNHLNDPKVSLHISFDLDPSCYATVCLREIMKCDF, from the exons ATGTTTATACAG aaagaaaatttagaaaCCCTAGAAGCGATTGGATTGTTGGCGGCAGAACTTGATGTTCTTCCTTCAGACTTCAGTTACACTGGCATCAAAGATAAGAAGGCAATCACTTTCCAGCCTATGGTTGTGAAGAAGGTGACTCCTGAGAG GTTGAAAGGAATTGAAAAccaagtggaaaaaaagggcATAAGAATATACAATATACGTTCAGCATACCAGCATCTCAGACTTGGTCAGCTGAAAGGCAATCACTTTGACATAATTGTGAGAGATCTCCAACACCACAGTCATGACTCTTCTGCAGATTTGAAAGAGAGAATAGCTGAAGCAATGGAAAATGTTGAG ACAAAAGGTTTTGTAAATTACTATGGACCTCAGCGGTTTGGACAAGGACAAATTGTTCAGACAGATCAAATAGGATTGGCTTTACTGAGTGAAAAAATG GTGCAAGCTGTAAAGTTATTCTTCACCCCTGAAGATACTGGTGATCCTGTAAACAATGCAAAAAGATACTTCCTTCAAACTG AAGATGCAAAGGGCACTCTTGTGATGCTGCCGGAATTTAAAGTAAGAGAGAAGATGTTGCTACGAGCTTTAAATCGTTATGGTGTAAGTCATGAAGGTTGTACCAAAGGATGGCTAAACATTCCTCATTCCTTGCGCATATTCTATGTCCATGCTTACTGCAGTAAAATTTGGAATGAAGCAGCATCGTATAGACTGAAGGTTTATGGCTTAAAAGTGGTTGAAGGTGATCTTGTCTTCTCAGAAGAAAATGATGAAAGCATTTCCCTGAATGACAAG GTTCATGTAGTCACTGCTTCAGAAGAGTCAGCtaaaaaatattctatataCCAG gTGGTTCTTCCAATGGTGGGACATAGCATCAAGTATCCCAGTAATAAACTTGGACAATGGTACCATGAAAGACTTTCTAAGGATGAGCTGGAAATGTGCAAATTCAGAGTGTCTTCATTACAGCTGAATATTCCTGGATGCTACAGACTCCTTCTGAAACATGTTCAgaatctgtcattttttttgGAAAGTGGTGAAAAAGGGATCAAAATTGAGGACAACCATCTGAATGATCCAAAAGTCTCTCTTCATATATCATTTGATCTTGATCCTTCATGTTATGCAACAGTTTGTCTgagagaaataatgaaatgtgACTTTTAA
- the PUS7L gene encoding pseudouridylate synthase PUS7L isoform X1, producing MLPSFSYLTGHTGFRGTIKNSPGDFVVTEIEVPERFLRDAGAELPREGSEALPEQSGPCPRRPKARRTEPPDPGAPLSPRRALLAPSERGPGRAAPPGQSGSEGAPEPQSGLETAAALEALLGQAVSEALGAFARGVKAAWGPGSGASAGTGELSLGPWPDKKSRADLHSAVRQKFPFLITVTKDNEMIVKGNADYRELRQLVTEKETSDFFKFLDAKLENSTFSFEPDGNKEHRKVVHHFINRKFGKLLETKSFPVADGSDQPNMSIMVRFREKCWSRKRSAGGSQEKQDVYTAFTLQKENLETLEAIGLLAAELDVLPSDFSYTGIKDKKAITFQPMVVKKVTPERLKGIENQVEKKGIRIYNIRSAYQHLRLGQLKGNHFDIIVRDLQHHSHDSSADLKERIAEAMENVETKGFVNYYGPQRFGQGQIVQTDQIGLALLSEKMVQAVKLFFTPEDTGDPVNNAKRYFLQTEDAKGTLVMLPEFKVREKMLLRALNRYGVSHEGCTKGWLNIPHSLRIFYVHAYCSKIWNEAASYRLKVYGLKVVEGDLVFSEENDESISLNDKVHVVTASEESAKKYSIYQVVLPMVGHSIKYPSNKLGQWYHERLSKDELEMCKFRVSSLQLNIPGCYRLLLKHVQNLSFFLESGEKGIKIEDNHLNDPKVSLHISFDLDPSCYATVCLREIMKCDF from the exons atgCTGCCATCCTTCAGTTACCTGACGGGACACACCGGCTTCCGCGGCACTATCAAAAACTCTCCCGGCGACTTCGTAGTGACAGAAATTGAGGTGCCCGAACGCTTCCTTAGGGACGCCGGGGCCGAGTTGCCTCGGGAAGGCAGCGAGGCACTGCCGGAGCAGAGCGGCCCGTGCCCACGGCGGCCCAAGGCGCGCCGGACGGAGCCGCCCGACCCCGgtgcccccctgagcccccgGAGGGCTCTGCTCGCCCCCTCGGAGCGCGGCCCGGGCCGTGCTGCACCCCCGGGACAAAGCGGGTCAGAGGGAGCACCCGAGCCGCAGTCCGGCCTGGAGACGGCCGCGGCACTGGAGGCCTTGCTCGGCCAAGCCGTGAGCGAAGCGCTCGGTGCGTTCGCTCGCGGTGTGAAGGCCGCGTGGGGCCCGGGGAGCGGTGCGAGTGCCGGCACTGGAGAGCTCTCGCTGGGACCTTGGCCGGACAAGAAGAGTCGAGCTGATTTACACAGTGCCGTGAGGCAGAAATTCCCCTTTCTCATCACTGTTACAAAAGACAATGAAATGATTGTAAAAGGAAATGCTGATTACAGAGAACTTCGTCAGTTAGTgactgaaaaggaaacaagtgatttctttaaatttttagaTGCAAAGCTAGAAAATTCGACCTTTTCTTTTGAGCCTGATGGAAACAAAGAGCACAGAAAAGTAGTTCACCACTTTATCAATAGAAAGTTCGGAAAACTTTTAGAAACAAAGTCTTTTCCTGTGGCAGATGGCAGTGATCAGCCAAATATGTCAATAATGGTACGCTTTCGAGAAAAGTGTTGGTCCAGAAAAAGGTCTGCTGGTGGTTCCCAGGAAAAACAAGATGTTTATACAG CTTTCAcccttcagaaagaaaatttagaaaCCCTAGAAGCGATTGGATTGTTGGCGGCAGAACTTGATGTTCTTCCTTCAGACTTCAGTTACACTGGCATCAAAGATAAGAAGGCAATCACTTTCCAGCCTATGGTTGTGAAGAAGGTGACTCCTGAGAG GTTGAAAGGAATTGAAAAccaagtggaaaaaaagggcATAAGAATATACAATATACGTTCAGCATACCAGCATCTCAGACTTGGTCAGCTGAAAGGCAATCACTTTGACATAATTGTGAGAGATCTCCAACACCACAGTCATGACTCTTCTGCAGATTTGAAAGAGAGAATAGCTGAAGCAATGGAAAATGTTGAG ACAAAAGGTTTTGTAAATTACTATGGACCTCAGCGGTTTGGACAAGGACAAATTGTTCAGACAGATCAAATAGGATTGGCTTTACTGAGTGAAAAAATG GTGCAAGCTGTAAAGTTATTCTTCACCCCTGAAGATACTGGTGATCCTGTAAACAATGCAAAAAGATACTTCCTTCAAACTG AAGATGCAAAGGGCACTCTTGTGATGCTGCCGGAATTTAAAGTAAGAGAGAAGATGTTGCTACGAGCTTTAAATCGTTATGGTGTAAGTCATGAAGGTTGTACCAAAGGATGGCTAAACATTCCTCATTCCTTGCGCATATTCTATGTCCATGCTTACTGCAGTAAAATTTGGAATGAAGCAGCATCGTATAGACTGAAGGTTTATGGCTTAAAAGTGGTTGAAGGTGATCTTGTCTTCTCAGAAGAAAATGATGAAAGCATTTCCCTGAATGACAAG GTTCATGTAGTCACTGCTTCAGAAGAGTCAGCtaaaaaatattctatataCCAG gTGGTTCTTCCAATGGTGGGACATAGCATCAAGTATCCCAGTAATAAACTTGGACAATGGTACCATGAAAGACTTTCTAAGGATGAGCTGGAAATGTGCAAATTCAGAGTGTCTTCATTACAGCTGAATATTCCTGGATGCTACAGACTCCTTCTGAAACATGTTCAgaatctgtcattttttttgGAAAGTGGTGAAAAAGGGATCAAAATTGAGGACAACCATCTGAATGATCCAAAAGTCTCTCTTCATATATCATTTGATCTTGATCCTTCATGTTATGCAACAGTTTGTCTgagagaaataatgaaatgtgACTTTTAA
- the PUS7L gene encoding pseudouridylate synthase PUS7L isoform X2, translated as MFIQMWEDCFFALAMLLRGRTCLSVMAEHLYDLEVQIPSNSKMIVSAFTLQKENLETLEAIGLLAAELDVLPSDFSYTGIKDKKAITFQPMVVKKVTPERLKGIENQVEKKGIRIYNIRSAYQHLRLGQLKGNHFDIIVRDLQHHSHDSSADLKERIAEAMENVETKGFVNYYGPQRFGQGQIVQTDQIGLALLSEKMVQAVKLFFTPEDTGDPVNNAKRYFLQTEDAKGTLVMLPEFKVREKMLLRALNRYGVSHEGCTKGWLNIPHSLRIFYVHAYCSKIWNEAASYRLKVYGLKVVEGDLVFSEENDESISLNDKVHVVTASEESAKKYSIYQVVLPMVGHSIKYPSNKLGQWYHERLSKDELEMCKFRVSSLQLNIPGCYRLLLKHVQNLSFFLESGEKGIKIEDNHLNDPKVSLHISFDLDPSCYATVCLREIMKCDF; from the exons ATGTTTATACAG aTGTGGGAGGACTGTTTCTTTGCACTTGCCATGCTATTGAGGGGAAGAACCTGCCTATCTGTCATGGCAGAACACCTCTATGATTTAGAAGTGCAAATTCCTAGTAATTCTAAGATGATTGTTTCAGCTTTCAcccttcagaaagaaaatttagaaaCCCTAGAAGCGATTGGATTGTTGGCGGCAGAACTTGATGTTCTTCCTTCAGACTTCAGTTACACTGGCATCAAAGATAAGAAGGCAATCACTTTCCAGCCTATGGTTGTGAAGAAGGTGACTCCTGAGAG GTTGAAAGGAATTGAAAAccaagtggaaaaaaagggcATAAGAATATACAATATACGTTCAGCATACCAGCATCTCAGACTTGGTCAGCTGAAAGGCAATCACTTTGACATAATTGTGAGAGATCTCCAACACCACAGTCATGACTCTTCTGCAGATTTGAAAGAGAGAATAGCTGAAGCAATGGAAAATGTTGAG ACAAAAGGTTTTGTAAATTACTATGGACCTCAGCGGTTTGGACAAGGACAAATTGTTCAGACAGATCAAATAGGATTGGCTTTACTGAGTGAAAAAATG GTGCAAGCTGTAAAGTTATTCTTCACCCCTGAAGATACTGGTGATCCTGTAAACAATGCAAAAAGATACTTCCTTCAAACTG AAGATGCAAAGGGCACTCTTGTGATGCTGCCGGAATTTAAAGTAAGAGAGAAGATGTTGCTACGAGCTTTAAATCGTTATGGTGTAAGTCATGAAGGTTGTACCAAAGGATGGCTAAACATTCCTCATTCCTTGCGCATATTCTATGTCCATGCTTACTGCAGTAAAATTTGGAATGAAGCAGCATCGTATAGACTGAAGGTTTATGGCTTAAAAGTGGTTGAAGGTGATCTTGTCTTCTCAGAAGAAAATGATGAAAGCATTTCCCTGAATGACAAG GTTCATGTAGTCACTGCTTCAGAAGAGTCAGCtaaaaaatattctatataCCAG gTGGTTCTTCCAATGGTGGGACATAGCATCAAGTATCCCAGTAATAAACTTGGACAATGGTACCATGAAAGACTTTCTAAGGATGAGCTGGAAATGTGCAAATTCAGAGTGTCTTCATTACAGCTGAATATTCCTGGATGCTACAGACTCCTTCTGAAACATGTTCAgaatctgtcattttttttgGAAAGTGGTGAAAAAGGGATCAAAATTGAGGACAACCATCTGAATGATCCAAAAGTCTCTCTTCATATATCATTTGATCTTGATCCTTCATGTTATGCAACAGTTTGTCTgagagaaataatgaaatgtgACTTTTAA
- the IRAK4 gene encoding interleukin-1 receptor-associated kinase 4: MSEDVTGSTRVRYLSYGLVRRLADYLDPQEGWKRLAMDITTPSGEGRYSQMHIRRFEAFVQMGKSPTCELLYDWGTTNCTVADLVDLLMKNQFLAPASLLLPEAVRMPQEVTLPLSSQETLPLHEKQLPLQEKEVASVKPVLAQNTEEQHSDLSYFSQKNSSSQSSNTDFHNFLFHDLESITNNFDARPESAGGNKLGEGGFGIVFKGFINGRNVAVKKLVAMVDVSVQDLKEQFEQEINIMAKCQHENLVELLGFSSDGAQPCLVYEYMPNGSLLDRLACLNDTPPISWNTRCKIVQGTANGINFLHENNHIHRDIKSANILLTDTYMPKISDFGLARASVTFTQTIMTERVVGTAAYMAPEALRGEITPKSDIFSFGVVLLEIITGLPPVDEKREPHLLLSIKDEIEDEEATIEDYVDEKMRDWDVPSVHKMYSIAAQCLNDKKTRRPDIKMVQQHLQEIKT; encoded by the exons ATGAGCGAGGACGTCACGGGCTCCACGCGTGTTCGCTACTTGAGCTACGGGCTCGTGCGGCGGCTGGCGGACTACCTCGACCCGCAGGAGGGCTGGAAGAGGCTTGCCATGGACATAACCACCCCGTCCGGTGAAGGCAGATACAGCCAGATGCATATAAG GAGATTTGAGGCATTTGTACAAATGGGAAAGAGCCCCACGTGTGAGTTGCTTTATGACTGGGGAACAACAAACTGTACAGTTGCTGATCTTGTGGATCTGCTTATGAAGAACCAATTCCTAGCACCAGCAAGCCTTTTGCTTCCAG aagctGTAAGGATGCCACAAGAAGTTACATTACCTCTTTCTTCACAGGAAACCTTGCCCCTACATGAAAAGCAACTACctcttcaggaaaaagaagtggCATCTGTAAAGCCTGTTTTAGCTCAGAATACTGAGGAGCAACATTCAGATCTTTCCTACTTCAGTCAAAaaaacagcagctcccagtccaGTAACACAG ATTTccataattttctgtttcatgacTTGGAAAGCATTACAAATAATTTTGATGCCCGACCAGAATCAGCTGGAGGCAATAAACTGGGAGAAGGTGGCTTTGGCATTGTGTTCAAAGGCTTCATCAATGGCAGAAATGTGGCTGTCAAGAAGCTCGTTGCT ATGGTTGATGTTAGTGTTCAGGACTTGAAGGAGCAATTTgaacaagaaataaatataatggCAAA GTGTCAGCATGAAAATCTAGTAGAATTACTTGGTTTCTCAAGTGATGGTGCTCAGCCATGCCTGGTGTATGAATACATGCCCAACGGTTCATTGCTTGACAGACTTGCTTGTCTG AATGACACTCCACCCATTTCTTGGAATACAAGATGTAAAATTGTTCAAGGCACAGCAAATGGCATCAActttttgcatgaaaataatCACATTCACAGAGATATTAAAAG TGCGAATATCTTATTAACTGATACATACATGCCCAAAATTTCTGACTTTGGCCTTGCAAGAGCATCTGTAACGTTCACACAGACAATCATGACTGAAAGAGTTGTTGGAACAGCAGCCTATATGGCACCTGAAGCTCTGCGAGGAGAGATAACACCTAAATCTGATATCTTCAGTTTTGGAGTA GTCTTACTAGAAATAATAACAGGTCTTCCTCCAGTAGATGAAAAGCGAGAGCCACATTTACTG TTAAGTATAAAAGATGAAATTGAGGATGAGGAAGCAACTATTGAGGACTATGTTGATGAAAAGATGAGAGATTGGGATGTACCTTCAGTTCATAAAATGTATTCAATTGCTGCTCAGTGTCTGAATGACAAAAAAACCAGAAGGCCAGACATTAAGATG GTCCAACAGCATCTCCAAGAGATAAAAACTTGA